The following are from one region of the Methanobrevibacter sp. genome:
- a CDS encoding DUF169 domain-containing protein, whose amino-acid sequence MTAFGRENITCGGVSAGFGWGTGFKTDKDREFQATFLSLGIESAKDEEYFLERLSYLPEPTQKMFMKGERIFSDFDTAYENIKNRPLYDEGHYVVFKPIEFLEEDEVPDSVVFTLNTMELSAVLQLNGSFRAESAHIMTPQASACQAIGAFTFEQKDSENPVPVLSPLDFAARAHMRRLIPDEYMNLSMPWNLFLRLDELSKNSVFQTHFWEDFGNK is encoded by the coding sequence ATAACCGCATTTGGCCGTGAAAACATCACTTGCGGAGGAGTGTCTGCAGGATTCGGTTGGGGAACCGGCTTTAAGACAGATAAGGATAGGGAGTTTCAGGCAACATTTTTATCTTTAGGTATTGAGTCTGCTAAGGATGAGGAATATTTCCTAGAGCGATTGAGCTATTTGCCGGAACCTACTCAAAAGATGTTTATGAAAGGTGAAAGGATCTTTTCAGATTTTGATACAGCATATGAAAACATTAAGAACAGGCCATTATATGATGAAGGGCACTATGTTGTCTTCAAGCCAATTGAGTTTCTTGAAGAGGATGAAGTTCCTGACTCAGTTGTTTTCACACTGAACACCATGGAATTGTCTGCAGTTCTTCAATTGAACGGTTCATTCAGGGCTGAAAGTGCCCATATCATGACCCCTCAAGCTTCCGCATGTCAAGCTATTGGTGCATTCACCTTTGAGCAAAAGGATAGTGAAAATCCTGTTCCTGTCTTAAGCCCACTTGACTTTGCAGCAAGGGCTCATATGAGGAGGCTGATTCCAGATGAATACATGAACCTGTCCATGCCTTGGAATCTGTTCTTAAGATTAGATGAATTAAGTAAAAATAGCGTTTTTCAAACCCATTTTTGGGAAGATTTCGGAAATAAATAA
- a CDS encoding orotate phosphoribosyltransferase-like protein, translated as MNQELINRAQELRNHGFTTGEIADELNVSMDTAQWLTLQRESPAAEAPVDIAINWNSLGGSATRLRYVSAALSDIALKHGDIDLVVGIATSGIPFATMMADVIEELTGTTTCISIFHPKKHRTNAANSDEGAISSNFGTVEGKKIVIVDDVTTSGDTIKDVIKVVKDHGGNPVVVTVLIDKSGLEEVDGVPIESLIKVSQLS; from the coding sequence ATGAACCAAGAACTTATTAACAGAGCTCAAGAACTTAGAAACCATGGATTTACCACTGGGGAAATAGCTGATGAGCTTAATGTATCAATGGATACAGCACAATGGTTGACCTTACAAAGGGAATCACCTGCAGCAGAAGCTCCTGTTGACATTGCAATCAACTGGAACAGCTTAGGGGGAAGCGCAACCAGACTTAGATATGTTTCAGCAGCCTTAAGTGACATTGCATTGAAGCATGGGGACATCGACCTTGTAGTGGGAATCGCAACCAGCGGAATTCCATTTGCAACCATGATGGCTGATGTGATTGAGGAATTGACTGGAACAACCACTTGCATATCCATTTTCCACCCTAAGAAACACAGAACCAATGCAGCTAACAGCGATGAAGGAGCTATAAGCAGCAACTTCGGTACTGTGGAAGGCAAAAAAATAGTCATTGTAGATGACGTAACTACCAGCGGTGACACAATCAAGGATGTAATCAAGGTAGTCAAGGACCATGGTGGAAATCCGGTTGTAGTGACTGTATTGATCGATAAGTCAGGACTCGAAGAAGTGGATGGAGTCCCAATCGAATCATTGATTAAAGTAAGTCAATTAAGCTAA
- a CDS encoding pyridoxamine 5'-phosphate oxidase family protein, giving the protein MEEVIKFLTENPQQYLATLGLDGNAKVRPILFYFAEDNKPYFCTSNQKPMYKELEANPNFEMTAATPEFQWIRIAGKVEFVDDLEIKQKVIDANDLVKALYESGDNPIFEVFTISEGKATIADFSGEPPKVYEI; this is encoded by the coding sequence ATGGAAGAAGTAATCAAATTCTTGACTGAAAACCCACAACAATACTTGGCAACTCTCGGACTTGACGGAAATGCAAAAGTAAGGCCTATCCTTTTCTACTTTGCTGAAGACAACAAACCTTATTTCTGTACAAGCAATCAAAAACCAATGTACAAGGAATTGGAAGCAAACCCTAACTTTGAAATGACTGCAGCAACTCCTGAATTCCAATGGATTAGAATTGCAGGAAAAGTTGAATTTGTCGATGATTTGGAAATCAAGCAAAAAGTCATTGATGCAAATGATTTAGTGAAAGCATTATATGAAAGCGGAGACAATCCAATCTTTGAAGTATTTACCATTTCAGAAGGCAAAGCAACCATTGCCGACTTTTCAGGAGAACCTCCAAAAGTATATGAAATATAA
- a CDS encoding protein-ADP-ribose hydrolase has product MDEFDKNKKIDIIIKELMSVNGSYEEDYEIPDKYEDKRRLLRALMNVQIPVRLSDKYYEIQDRILTEETESKNLVSAEDIETMNKANGIDSKIAYWQGDITCLQVDAIVNAANSQMLGCFIPLHNCIDNQIHSAAGFQLRMDCYEIMTKQGHEEPNGNAKITSAYNLPSKYVIHTVGPAIPYGQEPNEEEIEELENCYRSCLELADKEGLKSIAFCSISTGVFNFPKDLASRLAIKTVRDYLKNNKDTSIEKVIFNTFSNNATEIYRKNLLESH; this is encoded by the coding sequence ATGGATGAATTTGATAAGAACAAGAAAATTGACATTATAATAAAAGAATTGATGTCTGTGAATGGCAGTTATGAGGAAGATTATGAAATTCCTGATAAGTATGAAGATAAGAGAAGATTGCTAAGAGCCTTAATGAATGTGCAAATCCCTGTCCGATTAAGTGATAAATATTATGAAATTCAAGATAGAATCCTCACTGAAGAGACTGAAAGCAAAAATTTGGTTTCAGCAGAAGATATCGAAACAATGAATAAAGCTAATGGAATAGATTCTAAAATTGCATATTGGCAAGGGGACATTACCTGCCTTCAAGTAGATGCGATTGTAAATGCAGCAAACAGCCAGATGTTAGGATGCTTCATTCCTCTGCACAATTGCATTGACAATCAGATTCATTCCGCTGCAGGATTCCAATTAAGAATGGATTGCTATGAAATCATGACAAAGCAAGGCCATGAAGAGCCAAATGGAAATGCAAAAATTACATCAGCCTATAATCTTCCTTCCAAATATGTCATACATACCGTAGGCCCTGCCATACCATATGGCCAAGAGCCAAATGAAGAGGAAATTGAAGAACTTGAAAACTGCTATAGATCCTGTTTGGAACTGGCAGATAAAGAAGGGTTGAAATCCATAGCATTTTGTTCCATATCAACAGGAGTGTTTAATTTCCCAAAGGATTTGGCTTCAAGATTAGCAATAAAAACTGTGAGAGATTATTTGAAAAACAATAAGGATACAAGCATTGAAAAGGTTATTTTCAATACATTTTCAAATAATGCTACAGAAATATATAGGAAAAATTTATTAGAATCACATTAG
- a CDS encoding helix-turn-helix domain-containing protein: protein MVILDGSICPVDQSLKLFSKKWHIQIIRDLFFGKKRFKEFKEDKPDLSNKVLTDCLKDLESNGLIGKKTFEDNSKVTEYYLTDEGKRMNRIIYELAMFTLEKDDSPSDNKRDEIINLFKTTLNIDN from the coding sequence ATGGTTATATTGGATGGCAGCATTTGTCCAGTGGATCAGTCCTTGAAATTATTTAGCAAAAAATGGCACATTCAGATTATTAGGGATTTATTCTTTGGAAAAAAGAGATTTAAAGAGTTTAAAGAGGATAAGCCTGATTTAAGCAATAAAGTTTTAACAGACTGCTTAAAGGATTTGGAATCCAATGGCCTAATAGGAAAAAAGACTTTTGAAGACAATTCTAAAGTAACTGAATACTATTTGACAGATGAAGGAAAAAGAATGAATAGAATTATTTATGAATTAGCTATGTTCACTTTAGAAAAAGATGATTCCCCATCAGACAATAAACGTGATGAGATTATAAATTTATTCAAGACCACTTTAAATATTGATAATTAA